One window of the Chitinophaga niabensis genome contains the following:
- a CDS encoding MFS transporter, with protein sequence MKHSTQNTSFYSWTIVAMLWIVAFLNYLDRILITSMRDPIVADFGLTDAQFGLLTSVFLWSYGILSPFGGFFADRYSRKKVIVFSVMVWSAVTLWTGFTHSFYEMLTARFLMGVSEACYIPAALALITDYHKGRTRSLATGLHMSGLYAGLALGGLGGYIAELWGWRSGFHVFGIVGIVYSIILLYVLKDYKATPEEEKETVATESISLTGALKELFSKASFFILLVYFAVLGIVNWLVYGWLPTFLKDHFHLNLGEAGISATGYIQIGSFIGVVLGGILADRWTRKNNRGRLYVLIIGFTLGAPFLFLMASTTVFSIAIIAMLFFGLARGFNDANMMPILRQVADGRYIATGYGFLNFLSTIIGGLMVYVGGALKDAQIDLSIIYQVSAVAMLLATWLLFAVKLKKN encoded by the coding sequence ATGAAGCATTCCACGCAAAACACTTCCTTTTACTCCTGGACCATTGTAGCCATGCTCTGGATAGTGGCTTTTTTGAACTACCTGGACCGGATACTGATCACTTCCATGCGCGATCCCATTGTGGCCGATTTTGGCCTCACGGATGCGCAATTCGGATTACTGACCTCTGTATTCCTCTGGTCCTATGGTATCCTCAGTCCCTTTGGCGGTTTCTTTGCAGACAGGTACAGCAGGAAAAAAGTGATTGTGTTCAGCGTGATGGTATGGTCTGCCGTAACCTTATGGACAGGCTTTACCCATTCTTTCTATGAAATGCTGACCGCCCGTTTCCTGATGGGCGTGAGTGAAGCTTGTTATATTCCGGCAGCACTGGCTTTGATCACTGATTATCATAAAGGCCGTACACGTTCACTGGCAACAGGTTTGCACATGAGCGGCCTTTATGCAGGGTTGGCATTAGGCGGCCTGGGTGGTTACATTGCTGAGCTCTGGGGATGGCGTTCCGGCTTTCACGTATTCGGGATTGTAGGGATTGTGTATTCCATTATACTGCTGTATGTATTGAAAGATTATAAAGCCACTCCGGAAGAAGAGAAAGAAACCGTTGCAACAGAAAGCATCAGTCTTACCGGTGCATTGAAAGAATTATTCAGCAAAGCTTCCTTCTTTATACTCCTGGTATATTTTGCTGTACTGGGCATTGTGAACTGGCTGGTATATGGCTGGTTACCTACCTTCCTCAAAGATCATTTCCATCTTAACCTGGGAGAAGCAGGTATTTCCGCTACCGGTTACATACAGATCGGTTCCTTTATTGGTGTTGTATTAGGCGGTATCCTGGCAGACAGGTGGACGCGTAAGAACAACCGGGGCCGTTTATACGTACTGATCATTGGTTTTACCCTGGGCGCACCGTTCTTATTCCTGATGGCCTCTACTACTGTATTCAGCATTGCCATCATTGCCATGTTGTTCTTTGGTTTGGCAAGAGGTTTCAACGATGCGAACATGATGCCCATATTAAGACAGGTGGCAGATGGAAGATACATTGCCACAGGGTATGGTTTCCTGAATTTTTTAAGCACCATCATAGGTGGTTTGATGGTATATGTGGGTGGCGCGCTAAAAGATGCGCAGATAGACCTTTCTATCATATACCAGGTATCCGCTGTTGCCATGTTACTGGCTACCTGGTTGTTATTTGCGGTGAAGTTGAAGAAGAACTAG
- a CDS encoding heavy metal translocating P-type ATPase → MSTAITKETFPVLEMTCAACAVSVESMLKSAPGVKDAGVNFANQTAWVQYDPTAATPETLQKTVRSIGYDLVIDKDNQDEVKEEAQRRHYNEVKQRTIWSSILSLPIVIIGMFFMDMPYGNWIMMLLATPVVFFFGRNFFVNAWKQLKHGKANMDTLVALSTGIAWIFSAFNTIYPEFWHQRGLHPHVYFEAAAVVIAFISLGKLLEEKAKSNTSSAIKKLIGLQPKTVLLVDASGGTKEIPISNVMVQDVLLVKPGEKIPVDGKVVNGESYVDESMISGEPVPVLKKQGETVFAGTINQKGSFQFKAENVGADTVLAQIIKMVQEAQGSKAPVQKLVDKIAGIFVPIVIGIAILTFITWMLLGGENAFTHGLLTAVTVLVIACPCALGLATPTAIMVGVGKGAENNILIKDAESLELGHKVNAIILDKTGTITEGKPVVTDMIWNTTATDLRSVLFTLEQQSEHPLAEAVVSYLKVKPVKLERFESITGQGIKGTYEGKTYFVGNKKLLPFELNQIQLSQASELQEEAKTVIYFANEQELLAIIAIADKIKETSRTAITALLLDGIEVYMLTGDNAHTAAAVARNTGIKNYKAEVLPAHKAEFVKELQQAGKVVAMVGDGINDSQALAQADVSIAMGKGSDIAMDVAKMTLITSDLNSIPKALKLSRKTVATIKQNLFWAFIYNVIGIPLAAGVLFPVNGFLLNPMIAGAAMALSSVSVVSNSLRLKVAKL, encoded by the coding sequence ATGTCAACCGCTATCACAAAAGAAACTTTCCCGGTACTGGAAATGACCTGCGCGGCCTGCGCAGTAAGCGTGGAATCCATGCTAAAGTCCGCACCGGGTGTTAAGGATGCGGGTGTGAACTTCGCGAATCAAACAGCCTGGGTGCAATATGACCCTACGGCTGCTACTCCGGAAACCCTTCAGAAAACAGTACGTTCCATTGGTTACGACCTGGTGATAGACAAGGATAACCAGGATGAAGTAAAGGAAGAAGCACAACGCCGCCATTATAATGAAGTAAAACAACGCACCATCTGGTCTTCCATACTGTCCCTCCCCATTGTGATCATTGGTATGTTCTTTATGGATATGCCTTATGGCAACTGGATCATGATGCTCCTGGCCACACCGGTGGTTTTCTTCTTTGGCCGGAACTTCTTTGTGAATGCCTGGAAACAACTGAAACATGGCAAAGCCAACATGGATACCCTCGTGGCATTAAGTACCGGTATCGCCTGGATCTTTAGTGCCTTCAATACTATATACCCTGAATTCTGGCATCAGCGCGGTTTACACCCGCATGTGTACTTTGAAGCTGCTGCGGTGGTGATAGCATTCATCTCTTTAGGTAAACTGCTGGAAGAAAAAGCCAAATCCAATACTTCTTCTGCCATTAAAAAACTCATTGGCCTGCAGCCTAAAACGGTATTGCTGGTAGATGCCTCCGGGGGTACAAAGGAGATCCCCATTTCCAATGTAATGGTGCAGGATGTGCTGCTCGTGAAACCCGGTGAAAAGATCCCCGTGGATGGTAAAGTAGTGAACGGTGAATCTTATGTGGATGAAAGCATGATCAGCGGCGAACCGGTACCTGTGCTTAAAAAACAGGGTGAAACGGTATTTGCCGGTACCATTAACCAGAAAGGCAGTTTTCAGTTCAAAGCAGAAAATGTAGGTGCTGACACCGTGCTGGCGCAGATCATTAAAATGGTACAGGAAGCACAGGGCAGTAAAGCACCGGTACAAAAGCTGGTGGATAAGATCGCCGGTATCTTTGTACCCATAGTGATAGGTATTGCCATCCTTACTTTTATTACCTGGATGCTGCTGGGTGGTGAAAACGCTTTCACACATGGTTTACTGACTGCTGTAACGGTATTGGTGATCGCCTGCCCCTGTGCGCTTGGATTAGCTACTCCTACTGCTATTATGGTAGGCGTTGGTAAAGGTGCAGAAAACAACATCCTTATAAAAGACGCTGAGAGCCTGGAACTGGGCCACAAAGTGAACGCCATCATCCTGGATAAAACGGGTACCATTACAGAAGGTAAACCTGTAGTAACAGATATGATCTGGAATACAACAGCAACAGATCTGAGATCTGTTCTTTTCACACTGGAACAACAATCAGAACATCCGCTGGCAGAAGCAGTTGTATCTTATTTAAAAGTAAAACCGGTAAAACTGGAAAGATTTGAAAGCATCACCGGGCAAGGGATTAAAGGTACTTACGAAGGTAAAACCTACTTCGTGGGCAACAAAAAACTGTTACCTTTTGAATTGAACCAGATACAGCTTTCACAGGCCAGCGAGTTACAGGAAGAAGCTAAAACGGTGATCTATTTCGCCAATGAACAGGAGCTGCTGGCTATTATTGCTATTGCAGATAAGATCAAAGAAACTTCCAGAACTGCTATTACCGCCCTTCTGCTGGATGGTATTGAAGTATATATGCTCACGGGAGACAATGCGCACACTGCAGCTGCCGTTGCACGCAATACAGGAATTAAAAACTACAAAGCTGAAGTATTACCTGCCCATAAAGCGGAATTCGTAAAAGAATTACAACAGGCCGGTAAAGTGGTAGCCATGGTAGGTGATGGCATCAATGACTCACAGGCACTGGCTCAGGCAGATGTAAGTATTGCTATGGGCAAAGGTTCTGATATTGCAATGGATGTGGCCAAGATGACGCTGATCACTTCAGACCTGAACAGTATTCCCAAGGCATTAAAGCTTTCCCGTAAAACGGTAGCTACCATCAAACAGAACCTCTTCTGGGCATTCATCTATAACGTTATTGGTATTCCGCTGGCCGCCGGTGTATTATTCCCCGTGAATGGCTTCCTCTTAAACCCCATGATCGCAGGGGCTGCTATGGCACTTAGTTCTGTGAGCGTGGTGAGTAATAGTCTACGATTGAAAGTGGCTAAACTTTAA
- a CDS encoding ArsR/SmtB family transcription factor has translation MGATKTDLFTKQQNDIANMAKALAHPARIAILQYLVKKNACVCGDIVEELGLAQATTSQHLKELKNAGIIQGDIDGVSVCYCINPKVWKQYHDIFQSFFKDVTLSGKCC, from the coding sequence ATGGGCGCAACTAAAACAGACCTCTTTACGAAACAACAGAACGATATTGCCAATATGGCGAAGGCCCTGGCACACCCGGCACGTATTGCCATCCTGCAATACCTGGTGAAAAAGAATGCCTGTGTATGCGGGGATATTGTAGAAGAGCTGGGGCTTGCCCAGGCGACTACTTCCCAGCATTTAAAAGAACTGAAGAATGCCGGGATCATACAGGGTGATATAGATGGAGTGAGCGTTTGTTACTGCATCAACCCAAAAGTCTGGAAACAATATCATGATATATTTCAATCCTTCTTTAAAGACGTTACGCTAAGCGGCAAATGCTGCTAA
- a CDS encoding RagB/SusD family nutrient uptake outer membrane protein produces MRYHITKYTALLSITLLLSTGCKKGFFDGAPKDLQTIEMVFQNKLEAESWLAGVYNRLPDVWADGTVTGRGLGELCDELELNSPSIIAAGTINGQSSINVYTSYYQAIRLANIFMANIENSKTNLLLEPNGAELIQQYKGEARFLRAYYYWMLIRFYGPVVLVGDKIAGVDDDFQLPRNTWSECVDYILAEMDAAKDMVPEKHIVPSSGADDLTQTGRITKLIVEAVKSQVLLYDASPLFNGNPDYAGFKNTDGKELMNLTADPQKWARAATAAKIAIDHAVTNGRKLYAVTNADPFLAAVNSHRGLFLTGWADEGIWLRTVTGYAVWEEHCAPRAVNGTKTVAVLSMPQEMVDMYRMINGRRIDEAGSNYVETGFTATAKANFYVAGTSNMYVNREPRFYTNVTFNGSTIPFVPKTGLTRVEYWPDGNSGNGNGTQTMYPKTGYLVRKNTNASRNLQSNAGNVVRPAMYIRLGELYLNYAEALNESNPTNPDVLTYLNFIRVRGGIPPVAAGLDQATMRKLIQRERCIELAYEGHRFFDVRRWKIVTEPEGRQGGEFHGMNVFTGTGLGDVAFYARTRTSTRVWNTRYNLLPLPQSEVNKNFKMVQTFGY; encoded by the coding sequence ATGAGATATCATATCACAAAATATACCGCATTACTCAGCATCACTTTATTACTGTCCACCGGATGTAAAAAAGGTTTCTTTGATGGTGCACCTAAAGACCTGCAGACCATTGAAATGGTATTCCAGAATAAACTGGAAGCAGAAAGCTGGCTTGCCGGCGTATACAACCGCCTGCCGGATGTTTGGGCAGACGGAACGGTTACCGGCAGGGGATTAGGCGAGCTCTGCGATGAGCTGGAACTCAATTCTCCTTCCATCATCGCTGCGGGAACCATCAATGGTCAGAGCAGTATCAACGTGTATACTTCCTATTACCAGGCTATCCGCCTGGCCAATATTTTCATGGCCAATATTGAGAACAGCAAAACCAATCTTTTGCTGGAACCCAATGGCGCTGAACTGATCCAGCAGTATAAAGGTGAGGCGCGTTTTCTTAGAGCTTACTATTACTGGATGCTGATCAGGTTCTACGGCCCTGTAGTATTGGTAGGAGATAAGATTGCCGGTGTGGATGACGACTTCCAGTTGCCCCGGAATACCTGGAGCGAATGTGTGGATTACATTCTCGCTGAAATGGATGCGGCTAAAGACATGGTGCCTGAGAAACACATTGTACCATCTTCCGGTGCAGATGATCTTACACAAACCGGCCGCATCACCAAACTGATCGTGGAAGCGGTGAAGAGCCAGGTGTTATTATATGATGCCAGCCCGCTCTTTAATGGTAATCCTGATTATGCAGGATTCAAAAATACAGATGGTAAAGAACTGATGAACCTCACAGCTGATCCTCAGAAATGGGCACGCGCTGCAACAGCAGCTAAAATAGCGATCGATCATGCTGTTACAAACGGCAGGAAATTATACGCAGTGACCAATGCAGATCCATTCCTGGCAGCAGTGAATTCTCATAGAGGTTTATTCTTAACAGGATGGGCGGATGAAGGTATCTGGTTAAGAACGGTTACCGGTTATGCTGTATGGGAAGAACATTGTGCACCACGTGCCGTAAATGGTACCAAAACCGTAGCCGTACTTTCTATGCCACAGGAAATGGTGGATATGTACAGAATGATCAACGGACGCCGTATTGACGAAGCCGGCAGCAATTACGTAGAAACAGGTTTTACCGCTACGGCAAAAGCCAACTTCTATGTAGCCGGTACTTCCAATATGTATGTGAACAGGGAACCCCGCTTCTATACCAACGTTACCTTCAACGGTTCTACTATTCCTTTTGTGCCTAAAACAGGCCTTACAAGAGTTGAATACTGGCCTGATGGTAATTCCGGCAACGGTAATGGTACACAAACCATGTATCCTAAAACTGGTTACCTGGTACGCAAAAATACCAATGCCAGCAGGAACCTTCAGTCCAATGCAGGTAACGTAGTTCGTCCTGCTATGTACATCCGCCTTGGCGAATTGTATCTCAACTATGCTGAAGCATTGAACGAATCTAATCCCACTAACCCGGATGTACTCACTTACCTGAACTTTATCCGTGTACGCGGAGGGATCCCTCCTGTAGCTGCAGGATTAGACCAGGCTACTATGCGTAAACTGATCCAGAGGGAACGTTGCATTGAACTGGCATACGAAGGGCACCGCTTCTTTGATGTGCGCAGATGGAAGATTGTAACGGAGCCGGAAGGCCGCCAGGGTGGTGAGTTCCATGGCATGAACGTATTCACCGGTACAGGCCTTGGCGATGTGGCATTCTATGCACGTACCAGAACCAGCACCCGGGTATGGAACACCAGGTATAACCTGCTGCCTTTACCACAGAGCGAAGTGAATAAGAACTTTAAAATGGTACAAACTTTTGGATATTAA
- a CDS encoding dihydrodipicolinate synthase family protein: MNKITGLIAATFAAYHEDGAVNLEIIPAIVEKMIADGLSGVFICGTNGEGPNLTIEERMAIAEAYVKAASKRILVLVHVGHSSIAECRKLAAHAEKIGADAISSVAAFYFKPGSVSNLVKSMAQIASAAPNTPFYYYNIPALTGVAMDMIEFLKQAEKQIPTLAGIKYTSATLHEYHACVNYKNGKFDILFGYDEMLLPALAVGAKGAIGSTYTFAAPLYLKVMKLYEEGMSEAAAATQLVAVNMVRCLVKYPPIPAQRAIMKMEGFELGTCRLPLEPLNEKETADFKASLEEIDFFNIVKESRQLID; the protein is encoded by the coding sequence ATGAACAAAATTACCGGATTAATAGCTGCAACCTTTGCAGCTTATCATGAAGATGGTGCAGTAAACCTGGAGATCATTCCTGCTATTGTTGAAAAAATGATCGCTGACGGTTTATCTGGCGTATTTATTTGCGGTACCAACGGAGAAGGCCCTAATCTCACGATCGAAGAAAGAATGGCCATTGCAGAGGCTTATGTAAAGGCAGCCAGCAAACGCATCCTGGTACTGGTGCATGTGGGCCACAGTTCTATTGCAGAATGCCGTAAGCTGGCAGCACATGCAGAAAAGATTGGCGCAGATGCTATTTCCTCTGTGGCCGCATTCTATTTCAAACCCGGTTCCGTAAGCAACCTGGTGAAAAGTATGGCACAGATCGCATCCGCAGCACCTAACACGCCGTTCTATTATTACAACATTCCTGCGCTGACGGGTGTGGCCATGGATATGATTGAATTCTTAAAGCAGGCGGAGAAACAGATCCCCACGCTTGCAGGGATCAAATACACATCCGCTACTTTACACGAATACCATGCTTGTGTAAATTATAAAAATGGTAAGTTCGATATCTTATTCGGTTACGATGAAATGTTGTTGCCTGCACTGGCAGTAGGTGCCAAAGGAGCTATCGGCAGTACCTACACTTTTGCGGCGCCATTGTACCTGAAGGTGATGAAGCTGTATGAAGAAGGCATGAGTGAAGCAGCTGCAGCTACACAATTGGTTGCCGTGAACATGGTACGTTGCCTGGTGAAATATCCGCCCATCCCTGCACAAAGGGCTATTATGAAAATGGAAGGATTTGAATTAGGTACCTGCCGTTTACCACTGGAACCATTGAACGAAAAGGAAACAGCAGATTTTAAAGCATCGCTGGAAGAAATAGACTTTTTCAATATCGTGAAAGAGAGTCGTCAGCTTATAGATTGA
- a CDS encoding sialidase family protein, translating into MRGAKRILSALCLLPVMMMAQEQKKYKVPVLKGKEINPVIRIRIDAAGENETLQQMEVSIKGAAIRNLKVFNAGADSAFLKGEKPLFAEAKAGSKVSLKGNLALRQGANYLWVTVTPDVKALLTDRLNINITAVQLNNRTVKVPADNYTNRLGIALRQHNQDSVHTYRIPGLATAKDGSLLAVYDVRRDKGGDLQGNIDIGLSRSLDKGKTWQPMQIVLDMGTWGNLPQKFNGVSDPNVLVDKNTGNIFVAGLWMHGVINEQGKWVEGLTAESKDWNHQWKTKGSQPGFDVKQSSQFLITKSTDNGKTWNEPVNITRMCKQEDWWLLAPAPGQGITLKDGTLVMPTQGRNATGKAFSNITYSKDGGNTWKTSNPATKESTTENMAVELSDGSIMLNMRSGANSRDTTSTNGRVVATTVNLGQDWIIHPTSHNALPEPTCMASIIRHDFIQNGKKRSVLLFANPDSKTARQHMTIKVSYDDGKTWPGHKKILLDEGKSRGYSCLTSIDNNTIGILYESSQADLVFQTIQLEELL; encoded by the coding sequence ATGAGAGGAGCAAAGAGGATATTGAGCGCACTATGTTTACTGCCCGTTATGATGATGGCGCAGGAACAGAAAAAGTATAAAGTGCCGGTACTGAAAGGGAAAGAGATCAACCCTGTTATACGCATCCGTATTGATGCGGCAGGGGAGAACGAAACCCTTCAGCAGATGGAAGTCTCCATAAAAGGTGCAGCTATCCGGAACCTGAAGGTTTTCAACGCCGGAGCAGATTCCGCTTTCCTGAAAGGTGAAAAGCCGCTTTTTGCGGAAGCGAAAGCAGGAAGTAAAGTAAGCTTAAAAGGAAACCTGGCACTCCGCCAGGGAGCCAATTATCTCTGGGTAACGGTAACGCCTGATGTTAAAGCATTGTTGACAGATCGCTTAAACATCAATATTACAGCTGTTCAGTTAAATAACAGAACAGTAAAAGTACCCGCTGATAATTATACGAACAGATTAGGCATTGCATTAAGACAGCATAACCAGGATTCGGTACACACGTACCGGATCCCCGGGCTTGCTACAGCCAAAGACGGTAGTCTGCTGGCCGTCTACGATGTGCGCAGGGATAAAGGGGGTGATCTGCAGGGGAATATAGACATTGGTTTATCCCGCAGCCTGGATAAAGGCAAAACATGGCAGCCCATGCAGATTGTGCTGGACATGGGCACCTGGGGCAATCTGCCGCAAAAGTTCAATGGTGTTTCAGACCCCAATGTGCTGGTAGATAAAAATACCGGTAACATCTTTGTCGCCGGTTTATGGATGCACGGCGTGATCAACGAACAGGGGAAATGGGTGGAAGGATTAACCGCAGAAAGTAAAGACTGGAATCACCAGTGGAAAACCAAAGGTTCTCAGCCCGGCTTTGATGTGAAACAATCTTCCCAGTTCCTGATCACTAAAAGTACAGACAACGGAAAAACCTGGAATGAACCCGTAAACATCACCCGCATGTGCAAACAGGAAGACTGGTGGTTACTGGCTCCCGCGCCCGGGCAGGGCATTACCCTGAAAGACGGTACCCTTGTAATGCCCACACAGGGCAGGAATGCAACGGGCAAAGCTTTCTCCAATATTACCTACAGTAAAGATGGTGGTAACACCTGGAAAACAAGTAATCCCGCTACAAAAGAATCTACTACAGAAAATATGGCGGTAGAATTGTCTGACGGCAGCATCATGCTAAACATGCGTTCCGGTGCCAACAGCAGGGATACCACCAGTACAAATGGAAGGGTAGTGGCCACCACCGTTAACCTGGGGCAGGATTGGATTATACATCCCACTTCTCACAATGCATTACCGGAACCCACCTGCATGGCCAGCATCATCAGGCATGATTTTATACAAAATGGAAAGAAAAGGTCCGTACTGTTGTTTGCAAACCCGGATTCAAAAACAGCCCGTCAGCACATGACCATCAAAGTAAGTTACGATGATGGTAAAACATGGCCGGGCCATAAAAAGATCTTACTGGACGAAGGGAAGAGCAGAGGTTATTCCTGTCTGACCAGCATAGACAATAATACCATTGGTATTTTATACGAAAGCAGCCAGGCGGACCTGGTGTTCCAAACCATACAATTAGAAGAACTATTATGA
- a CDS encoding sialidase family protein: MQKTMNAGISALCLVLSIACTKQQTLSEKPNPATEANAAADAQLLAAAQVHTSAKIFDGGGSDGYHSFRIPSLIRTTNGTLIAFAEGRMSSNKDYGNINLVYKRSTDNGATWSALGEVVGVGPGTWGNPTAVVDQSNGRVWLFMSWNSGDHNQSGTDGYEKIDSWGERKVYVSYSDNNGASWSPQQDLTSTLLPSNYTWDAMGPGVGVQKSKTGATGRLIIPAIGRNIYSDDHGVTWHYQLIPSGTSEGTIIEKLNGGLIRNDRPVMSQWELSKRRRISVGSITSFPAWTSDPDLLDPACQASVLRYTDSPNRIMFLNSASTETRGKMRVRITYDEMGTWPVSRRIFDNLTEQQAIDQGKGGYSSMAKTADFMVGALIEVNENTGSSSTSNRSIEFHKFNLPWILNGAVEP, encoded by the coding sequence ATGCAAAAAACAATGAACGCGGGCATAAGCGCATTATGCCTGGTGCTTTCTATTGCCTGTACAAAACAGCAAACCCTGTCAGAAAAGCCCAACCCCGCTACTGAAGCGAATGCCGCTGCAGATGCCCAACTGCTGGCTGCCGCACAGGTACACACTTCCGCAAAGATCTTCGATGGCGGTGGTTCCGATGGTTATCATTCTTTCAGGATCCCTTCCCTGATCAGAACCACCAACGGCACACTCATCGCATTTGCCGAAGGCAGAATGAGCAGCAACAAAGATTATGGGAACATTAACCTGGTGTACAAAAGATCTACGGACAATGGTGCCACCTGGTCTGCACTGGGAGAAGTGGTAGGTGTAGGGCCTGGTACCTGGGGCAATCCAACTGCTGTAGTAGATCAATCCAACGGAAGAGTATGGTTGTTCATGTCATGGAACAGTGGTGATCATAATCAATCCGGTACGGATGGCTATGAGAAGATAGACAGTTGGGGCGAAAGGAAAGTGTATGTATCCTACAGTGACAACAACGGCGCCAGCTGGTCTCCGCAGCAGGACCTTACTTCCACACTGTTACCTTCCAATTATACCTGGGATGCCATGGGCCCCGGTGTTGGAGTACAAAAGAGCAAAACAGGCGCAACAGGCCGGCTCATTATTCCTGCTATCGGCCGGAATATCTACAGCGATGATCATGGAGTTACCTGGCATTATCAGCTCATTCCATCCGGCACCAGTGAAGGAACTATTATCGAAAAACTGAATGGCGGGCTGATCCGGAACGACAGGCCTGTTATGAGCCAGTGGGAGCTTTCCAAAAGAAGAAGGATCTCTGTTGGTTCCATCACCAGCTTCCCTGCATGGACCTCTGATCCGGATCTCTTAGATCCTGCCTGCCAGGCTTCTGTATTGCGGTATACAGATAGTCCTAACCGGATCATGTTCCTGAACTCCGCCAGTACGGAAACAAGAGGAAAAATGAGGGTAAGGATCACTTATGATGAAATGGGTACCTGGCCTGTCAGCAGAAGGATCTTTGATAACCTCACAGAGCAGCAAGCCATTGACCAGGGGAAAGGAGGTTATTCAAGTATGGCTAAAACAGCGGATTTTATGGTGGGTGCTTTGATAGAAGTGAATGAAAATACAGGAAGTTCTTCAACAAGTAACCGGTCTATTGAGTTTCACAAATTCAATCTGCCCTGGATATTGAATGGGGCAGTAGAACCTTAA
- a CDS encoding kelch repeat-containing protein, translating to MAIETLEENYLIWQDSLPSIPDPIGFAGSFAGVSNGTLLVAGGANFPDGGTPWTGSKKVWHQQIFALEKPGGEWKAAGILPYALGYGATVSWKDACILIGGSNEQGHHAEVWMLKYIDGRIACTALPSLPKPIANTSGVLIGDVIYVAGGTETPDALQTEKNCWALDLAAEDKTWKVLPPWPGPSRMLAVTGTLNGNLYLFSGAELENGVRNYLRDAYEYSPEHGWKKLANLPNATVAAPSPAFGLMIFGGDTGAAAQRDQHPGFSRQILNYHTHTDTWSVRGELPAAPPVTTTLTVWNGNVVIPGGEVKPAIRTTKVLTGIVKQH from the coding sequence ATGGCTATTGAAACGTTAGAAGAGAATTATCTGATCTGGCAGGATAGCCTGCCTTCCATTCCTGATCCCATTGGTTTTGCCGGTTCTTTTGCCGGTGTTTCCAATGGTACTTTGCTGGTGGCAGGCGGTGCTAACTTCCCTGATGGCGGCACGCCCTGGACAGGTTCTAAAAAAGTTTGGCACCAGCAGATCTTTGCGCTGGAAAAACCGGGCGGCGAATGGAAAGCAGCAGGTATACTACCGTATGCATTGGGCTACGGCGCTACGGTTAGCTGGAAGGATGCATGCATCCTCATCGGCGGCAGCAATGAACAGGGGCATCATGCGGAAGTATGGATGCTGAAATATATAGATGGAAGGATAGCCTGCACGGCCTTACCTTCACTGCCAAAACCCATCGCTAACACCTCGGGTGTGCTGATAGGCGATGTGATCTATGTGGCAGGAGGTACGGAAACACCGGATGCTTTGCAGACGGAAAAGAACTGCTGGGCGCTGGACCTTGCGGCGGAAGATAAAACATGGAAGGTATTACCACCGTGGCCAGGCCCTTCCCGTATGCTCGCGGTAACGGGTACACTGAATGGAAATTTATATCTTTTCAGTGGTGCCGAACTGGAGAATGGCGTACGCAATTACCTGAGGGATGCGTATGAATATTCCCCGGAACATGGTTGGAAGAAACTGGCTAACCTTCCGAATGCAACAGTAGCAGCACCTTCACCGGCATTTGGCCTGATGATCTTTGGCGGAGATACCGGAGCAGCAGCACAAAGAGATCAACATCCTGGCTTTTCCAGGCAGATATTGAATTATCATACACATACAGATACCTGGTCAGTAAGAGGGGAGTTACCGGCAGCACCGCCTGTAACAACCACATTGACGGTTTGGAACGGTAATGTAGTGATTCCGGGAGGTGAAGTAAAACCCGCCATCCGCACCACTAAAGTATTGACAGGTATTGTTAAACAGCATTGA